The Persephonella sp. DNA window CCGAAAAAGAAAAAGTTTCCTATCTGCTCATTGAAATTCAATTATCTTTAATTATTCTTCTCCTTTCTTAAGTGCACCAGCAACAAAAGCAACAATAGCTGTTAAAATCGCAAAAGCTGTCATGATGATAAATGCAAGCCATGGTCCCATCTTAATCTCCTCCAGATATGATTTTATATCTTATATATGCCCGAGTTAATTATTTACTCTATATTATTTCCTGTATATCAGTCAAGTTTAACTTTCTAATATTTTTAATGCTTCGTCAACAGTGGCGTTTTCATGAACTATTTTAGAAAGTGCTTTTGTGATTTTCGCTACGTCGTCATGTTGGAATACATTTCTTCCCACAGATAATCCTGCACATCCTGCTACTACAACAGCATCGTAAATCATCTGGAGAAGTTCTCTATCTGAATTCACCTTTGGACCTCCCGCAATAACAACAGGAACAGGACAACCTTCAACAACTTTTCTAAAGCTTTCAGGGTCTCCTGTATATGGAACTTTTACAATATCTGCCCCCAGTTCTGCTCCAAGTCTTGCGATATGTGCTATTGCATCAGGGTCAAATGGATTTTTAACCTCTGGCCCTCTGTAATAAAGCATTGCAACCAGAGGCATCTGCCATTCAAGACATGCCTTTGAAACAGCTCCGAAATCTTTTAACATCTGTTTTTCATCTTC harbors:
- a CDS encoding 2-amino-3,7-dideoxy-D-threo-hept-6-ulosonate synthase encodes the protein MGIGKRVRLERIMNRDTGKTVIVPMDHGVSSGPMKGLINIKETVEKIAEGGANAIILHKGIVEQGHRGKGKDVGLIIHMSASTDLSLRKNDKVLVCTVEEAIKLGADGVSIHVNIGAEDEKQMLKDFGAVSKACLEWQMPLVAMLYYRGPEVKNPFDPDAIAHIARLGAELGADIVKVPYTGDPESFRKVVEGCPVPVVIAGGPKVNSDRELLQMIYDAVVVAGCAGLSVGRNVFQHDDVAKITKALSKIVHENATVDEALKILES